From the genome of Virgibacillus siamensis, one region includes:
- a CDS encoding GyrI-like domain-containing protein, with translation MANYTLEEKEGFTVLGIGIELKSDYKDYAGIIKEKTDFWQAVEQDGRLSTLRAIAKNDYIFAVNEAVNNKMMHYAGVMTEESIPEASRVIQFPKAEYLVIKGEEKEADELNNKLTGIAFGQVLPEAKDFAYVGGPNTTVEMGQRNGKVFGEMWIPVVRK, from the coding sequence ATGGCAAATTACACATTGGAAGAGAAAGAAGGCTTTACGGTTTTAGGTATTGGGATTGAGCTTAAGAGCGATTACAAAGATTACGCAGGCATTATCAAGGAAAAGACAGACTTTTGGCAGGCTGTCGAACAAGATGGAAGGCTTAGTACTTTACGAGCCATAGCTAAGAATGATTACATTTTTGCTGTGAATGAAGCGGTAAATAACAAGATGATGCATTATGCTGGTGTCATGACTGAGGAATCGATACCTGAAGCGTCCAGGGTTATTCAATTTCCAAAAGCGGAATACCTGGTTATCAAAGGGGAGGAGAAGGAAGCAGATGAATTGAATAACAAACTTACCGGAATTGCCTTTGGTCAGGTTCTGCCGGAAGCAAAGGATTTTGCCTATGTTGGCGGACCGAACACAACGGTGGAGATGGGGCAGCGCAATGGAAAGGTTTTCGGTGAAATGTGGATCCCGGTTGTCAGGAAATAA
- a CDS encoding multicopper oxidase family protein, which translates to MNKKLKKFVDALPIPETLKPLRKNKHETYYEVQMTEFHQKLHRDLGPTRLWGYNGQFPGPVIDVNQGEPIYVKWENKLPAKHFLPIDKTLHNLDKLPDVRTVTHLHGGETRPDSDGYPEAWFTRNYRDKGPHFKTETYHYLNQQQGATLWYHDHAMGITRLNIYAGLAGMYIIRDEQEERLNLPSGDYEIPLIIMDRSFHDNGELLYPQQPDDPQENWPNPSIRPFFIGEANVVNGKIWPYVEVEPRKYRFRILNAANTRAYQLFLDSGQSFYQIGSDGGLMRRTVKLESLAIEPAERFDVIIDFSGHDGETVILKNDLGSNADPEDETDDVMQFNVTLPLTSKDRSSIPRYLRRIPSLSENKVRRIRNLKLVGSTDKLGRPMLLLDNKKWLDPVTETPELGSTEIWSFINCTNFTHPIHIHLIQFQVIDRQPFDLDQYNQDGSIVFTGSAKPPNSNEKSWKDTVAAPSGQITRVIVRFGPFTGDYVWHCHILEHEDYDMMRPMKVIEKDKQE; encoded by the coding sequence TTGAATAAGAAACTGAAAAAGTTTGTTGATGCCTTGCCAATACCGGAAACACTAAAACCGTTGCGCAAAAATAAGCATGAAACCTACTATGAAGTTCAGATGACAGAATTCCATCAAAAGCTGCATCGTGATTTAGGTCCAACACGACTATGGGGATACAACGGACAATTTCCCGGTCCTGTCATTGATGTTAATCAAGGAGAACCAATTTATGTGAAATGGGAAAATAAGCTGCCAGCTAAACATTTTCTGCCAATTGATAAAACCCTTCACAATCTTGACAAACTTCCGGATGTCCGTACTGTTACACATTTGCATGGAGGAGAAACACGACCTGATAGTGACGGATATCCGGAAGCTTGGTTTACAAGAAATTACCGGGATAAAGGTCCGCATTTTAAAACGGAAACCTATCATTATTTGAATCAACAACAAGGTGCCACACTCTGGTATCACGACCATGCGATGGGGATAACAAGGCTTAACATCTATGCCGGCCTGGCAGGTATGTATATTATTAGGGATGAACAGGAAGAAAGGCTTAATCTTCCTTCAGGGGATTACGAGATTCCGCTAATTATAATGGACCGATCATTTCACGACAACGGTGAATTGCTCTACCCGCAACAGCCGGATGATCCACAGGAAAACTGGCCCAATCCGTCGATCAGACCTTTTTTTATTGGAGAGGCAAACGTTGTTAATGGAAAAATATGGCCTTATGTAGAAGTTGAACCACGAAAGTACCGGTTTCGAATCCTGAATGCTGCCAACACCCGCGCCTATCAGCTTTTTTTGGATTCTGGTCAATCATTTTATCAAATTGGTTCTGACGGTGGTTTAATGCGAAGAACGGTTAAGCTGGAAAGTTTAGCGATTGAACCAGCAGAACGTTTCGATGTTATCATTGATTTTTCCGGGCATGATGGAGAAACAGTTATACTTAAAAATGACCTTGGTTCAAATGCCGATCCTGAGGACGAAACGGATGATGTTATGCAATTCAACGTAACACTTCCTTTAACGTCAAAGGACAGAAGCAGTATTCCCCGGTATTTAAGACGGATTCCTTCACTCAGCGAAAATAAAGTTAGACGTATCCGGAACCTGAAACTGGTCGGTTCAACTGATAAACTCGGACGTCCAATGTTATTGCTTGATAATAAAAAATGGCTGGACCCTGTCACAGAAACCCCCGAATTAGGCTCAACGGAAATCTGGTCATTTATTAACTGCACCAACTTTACACATCCCATCCATATTCATCTGATTCAATTCCAAGTAATTGATCGACAACCATTTGACCTTGACCAATACAATCAAGATGGGTCAATCGTCTTCACTGGATCAGCAAAACCACCAAATTCGAATGAGAAAAGCTGGAAGGACACAGTAGCAGCACCATCGGGCCAAATAACGCGCGTCATTGTCAGGTTTGGTCCTTTCACCGGTGATTATGTATGGCACTGTCATATACTTGAGCATGAAGATTATGACATGATGCGCCCGATGAAGGTAATCGAAAAGGATAAGCAGGAATAG
- a CDS encoding cation diffusion facilitator family transporter: MKAFFELLKKGSTSSLWASIINVVVAILKGIVFFITGNVAMFAELMHSIGDAVNQLFVFLGSALSNKAPTDRFPGGFARLVNLVLLFAVIIVGVLAYETIKKGIHHIIAPPESGEWVWLNVAVLAAAMILEGFVWFKAMKEITAELTGDDIKGFKVISESFKNISEAKPATKLVFLEDAVATTGALIAIIAILIGTYTPFHSAEGYASVIIGLMLFVVVGRIFLDNAAGVLGASDEDMEAKIGEYVFAEPEIEDIRELMVMREGSELHVELKIELESDMTIAEADKIRDKIENKILDEKGVTDVIIEFDENDNKQHWDESKKETKKVEKGSADSQDQK, translated from the coding sequence ATGAAAGCGTTTTTCGAATTGCTGAAAAAGGGGAGTACTTCCTCGTTATGGGCTAGCATCATTAATGTAGTGGTCGCAATATTGAAAGGGATTGTCTTTTTTATTACCGGAAATGTGGCTATGTTTGCTGAACTGATGCACAGCATTGGTGATGCCGTCAATCAACTTTTTGTATTTTTGGGGTCCGCGTTAAGTAATAAGGCACCTACCGATCGATTTCCCGGAGGCTTTGCACGGCTAGTTAATTTGGTATTGCTTTTTGCGGTCATTATCGTTGGAGTTCTCGCCTATGAAACGATTAAGAAGGGGATTCACCATATCATTGCCCCCCCTGAATCCGGTGAATGGGTTTGGCTGAATGTGGCGGTGCTGGCGGCTGCAATGATTCTTGAGGGATTTGTCTGGTTTAAAGCAATGAAAGAAATAACAGCGGAATTAACAGGCGATGATATAAAAGGGTTTAAAGTTATATCTGAAAGCTTTAAGAATATAAGTGAAGCAAAACCAGCAACCAAGCTTGTTTTTTTGGAAGATGCGGTGGCTACCACTGGCGCGTTGATTGCCATCATAGCTATTTTAATTGGTACCTACACTCCATTTCATTCGGCTGAAGGTTATGCTTCCGTAATTATTGGATTAATGCTGTTCGTTGTTGTCGGACGAATCTTCCTTGATAATGCTGCAGGTGTTTTGGGGGCATCTGATGAAGATATGGAAGCAAAGATTGGTGAATATGTGTTCGCAGAGCCTGAAATTGAGGACATCCGTGAGCTGATGGTTATGCGGGAAGGGAGCGAACTTCACGTTGAATTGAAGATAGAACTCGAATCAGATATGACAATAGCAGAAGCTGATAAGATTCGTGATAAGATTGAAAATAAGATTTTGGATGAAAAAGGGGTAACGGATGTAATTATTGAGTTTGATGAGAATGATAACAAGCAACATTGGGATGAGTCGAAAAAAGAAACAAAAAAGGTCGAGAAAGGATCAGCCGATAGCCAAGATCAAAAGTAA
- a CDS encoding MDR family MFS transporter: MTLQPYNKTLMAALLLAGSFIAILNQTLMITAIPPIMDEMNISANTAQWLTTVFMLVNGVMIPITAFLIERFSTRQLFMTAMSVFAMGTIVGGIAPNFTVLLAGRIIQSAGAGIMLPLMQTVFLLIFPVNKRGAAMGYIGLVISFAPAIGPTLSGWVTSNYSWRFLFLLILPLAILIIIIAYFILRNVTELTYPKLDITSIILSSVGFGGLLFGFSSAGNYGWDSGRTIVILAVGSLTLAVFIMRQLHMKHPMLEFRVFKYNTFTIATIIGMISFLGLIGSETLIPLYMQNMRGFTAMESGLVLLPGALISGFMSPITGRIFDRFGARLLSLIGLIIMTAATLAFGFLGTTTTLTFLIVMYAVRMFGFSMVMMPVTTAGLNQLPQKLIPHGAAMNNTMRQIAASVGTAILVTIMTMTAQNAQQSSSISNPGIHGVNIAFLVIVVFSFFAIILSIFVKRTYPPADEAEDTKNDKKKAQNG; the protein is encoded by the coding sequence ATGACGTTGCAACCTTATAATAAAACTTTAATGGCCGCACTGCTGCTTGCGGGTTCTTTTATTGCGATTTTGAATCAGACACTGATGATAACAGCTATTCCTCCAATCATGGATGAAATGAATATATCAGCTAATACAGCTCAATGGCTGACCACGGTCTTTATGCTTGTCAATGGGGTTATGATCCCAATCACTGCATTTTTAATTGAACGATTTTCAACACGTCAGCTTTTTATGACAGCGATGAGTGTATTTGCCATGGGTACAATTGTAGGCGGAATTGCCCCGAACTTTACTGTGCTTTTAGCAGGAAGAATTATCCAATCAGCTGGTGCCGGGATAATGTTACCGCTCATGCAGACAGTTTTCCTGTTAATTTTCCCTGTAAACAAACGGGGAGCGGCGATGGGTTACATCGGGCTCGTAATCTCTTTTGCGCCAGCTATTGGACCAACTTTGTCCGGTTGGGTGACGTCTAATTATTCCTGGAGATTTTTATTTTTACTAATCTTACCTTTAGCGATTTTAATTATAATTATAGCTTATTTCATTTTGAGGAATGTTACTGAGCTTACGTACCCGAAACTCGATATTACATCGATTATCTTATCTTCGGTTGGTTTCGGAGGACTTCTGTTTGGCTTTTCAAGTGCCGGAAACTATGGATGGGACAGCGGAAGAACCATTGTCATTCTTGCAGTTGGTTCGCTTACCCTGGCAGTTTTTATCATGCGTCAATTACACATGAAGCATCCGATGTTGGAATTCAGGGTATTCAAATACAACACGTTTACAATTGCAACAATAATTGGCATGATATCGTTCCTTGGGTTGATTGGATCAGAAACTTTAATCCCGCTTTATATGCAGAATATGAGAGGTTTCACAGCAATGGAATCCGGACTCGTCCTTCTTCCCGGTGCGCTTATCTCCGGATTCATGTCCCCGATTACAGGACGGATTTTTGACCGATTTGGAGCTCGTTTGTTGTCGCTTATTGGTTTGATTATTATGACTGCCGCAACGTTGGCTTTTGGTTTTCTTGGCACAACGACAACGTTAACGTTCCTGATTGTCATGTATGCTGTTCGCATGTTTGGATTTTCAATGGTTATGATGCCTGTAACGACGGCAGGGTTGAATCAACTGCCACAAAAATTGATACCGCATGGAGCGGCAATGAATAATACAATGCGGCAAATTGCAGCGTCGGTAGGGACTGCAATCCTTGTAACGATTATGACGATGACGGCGCAAAACGCCCAGCAAAGCTCATCGATTTCAAACCCTGGCATTCATGGAGTCAATATTGCTTTTCTGGTGATTGTTGTATTCTCGTTCTTTGCGATTATCTTATCTATTTTTGTTAAAAGAACGTATCCACCTGCTGATGAAGCCGAGGATACAAAAAATGATAAGAAAAAAGCGCAAAATGGGTAA
- a CDS encoding N-acetylmuramoyl-L-alanine amidase yields MVTNRSTIISILFFFLIMINLLAVPSGVFAKKADAFSMNKSSPDVLQKAFKKASKKFDVPQGILMSVSYNMTQWNHHRGKPSTSGGYGVMHLTHVNQIPEVSAKGDGMERKSRSVAHDPKMHTLDQAAKLLGVSKKALKRNPVQNIRGGAALLAKYARQTVGETPNDLSDWYGAVAKYSGSDYKNVAKSFADRVYETIQEGVERTTLTGQHVVLKSEKVKSNNRTIQPLNLRNPRKTNTDCPNGLACRFIPALYEQFSSSPYNYGNYDLANRPEDGLDIKYIIIHDIEGTYMEGINTFLSQSYVSAHYVLRSTDGQITEMVRPKDIAWQAGNWYVNYHSIGLEHAGVAVEGAEWYSEPMYHASARLVKYLAERYDVPLDRQHIIGHDEVPGTSAEDQTNMHWDPGPYWNWKHYFELLGKPDHPRKKQGSSNENAIVTIAPKFHKNKPVLTYRGEQLEPQSSNFVYLRTAPSFDAPLLGDAALHPDGIPGTTLINDWGDKAVFGRSYYRADRAGDWTAIYYAGQKAWFHNPHGKKTVPDSGMLITPKESLESIPVYGMALPEDSAYEGTGIPQWARGTINKLQYRIPEGQTYVASGPFNADYYYAKLYNQPETNQVVEGETEYYQISFNHRIAFVKKSDVNVIRQSGEDNDGKKVDDDE; encoded by the coding sequence ATGGTCACAAATCGAAGCACGATTATATCAATTTTATTCTTTTTCTTGATAATGATAAACTTGCTGGCAGTGCCTTCAGGTGTATTCGCTAAAAAGGCGGATGCGTTCTCCATGAACAAGTCTAGCCCTGATGTGCTTCAAAAAGCCTTTAAGAAAGCATCCAAGAAGTTTGATGTGCCACAAGGTATACTCATGTCAGTTTCATATAACATGACACAATGGAATCATCACCGGGGAAAGCCGAGTACTTCCGGTGGTTACGGGGTTATGCATCTGACGCATGTCAATCAAATACCAGAGGTCAGTGCAAAGGGCGACGGTATGGAAAGGAAAAGCCGTTCTGTTGCACACGATCCCAAAATGCATACACTTGATCAAGCTGCGAAGCTGTTGGGAGTAAGCAAGAAAGCTCTAAAACGAAATCCCGTTCAAAATATTCGCGGAGGTGCAGCCCTGCTTGCAAAATATGCCCGACAAACTGTGGGCGAGACCCCAAATGATTTATCTGATTGGTATGGAGCAGTGGCTAAATACAGCGGTTCGGATTATAAAAATGTAGCAAAATCCTTTGCTGACCGTGTGTACGAGACCATTCAGGAAGGTGTGGAGCGCACCACCTTAACCGGGCAGCATGTTGTGTTAAAATCCGAAAAAGTGAAATCGAACAATCGTACGATTCAACCACTTAATCTTCGCAACCCAAGGAAAACAAACACTGATTGTCCAAACGGATTGGCGTGCAGGTTCATCCCAGCCCTTTACGAGCAATTTTCAAGCAGTCCTTATAATTACGGGAACTATGACCTTGCCAATCGTCCCGAAGACGGACTTGATATTAAATACATCATCATTCACGATATCGAAGGAACTTATATGGAGGGAATTAATACGTTTCTGTCCCAATCATATGTAAGTGCCCACTATGTACTCAGGTCAACAGACGGGCAGATTACGGAGATGGTAAGGCCTAAGGATATAGCCTGGCAAGCAGGAAACTGGTATGTCAATTATCATTCAATTGGTTTGGAACATGCGGGTGTCGCGGTTGAAGGTGCAGAATGGTATAGTGAGCCGATGTATCATGCTTCCGCGAGGCTTGTAAAATACCTTGCTGAGAGGTACGATGTCCCCCTTGACAGACAGCATATTATCGGCCATGACGAAGTTCCGGGGACAAGTGCAGAAGATCAGACCAACATGCATTGGGATCCGGGACCATATTGGAATTGGAAGCATTATTTCGAACTGCTTGGGAAGCCTGATCATCCACGTAAAAAACAGGGTAGCAGTAATGAAAATGCCATCGTTACGATTGCACCGAAATTCCATAAGAATAAACCTGTTTTGACGTATAGAGGAGAGCAATTGGAACCACAGTCGTCAAATTTTGTATATTTGCGAACTGCCCCAAGTTTTGATGCACCTTTGCTAGGCGATGCTGCTCTCCATCCGGACGGTATACCTGGTACAACATTAATTAATGATTGGGGCGACAAAGCAGTATTCGGCCGAAGCTATTACCGTGCAGACAGGGCGGGTGACTGGACTGCAATCTACTATGCAGGACAGAAAGCCTGGTTCCATAATCCACATGGGAAGAAAACCGTTCCTGATAGTGGAATGCTTATTACGCCGAAAGAAAGTCTGGAATCTATTCCGGTCTATGGAATGGCTCTTCCAGAAGACTCCGCATACGAAGGTACTGGTATTCCTCAATGGGCAAGGGGAACCATCAACAAGCTGCAATACAGGATTCCGGAAGGGCAAACTTACGTAGCCTCGGGTCCATTCAATGCCGATTATTATTATGCAAAATTATACAATCAGCCAGAGACCAATCAAGTTGTTGAAGGAGAAACTGAATACTATCAGATTTCCTTTAACCATCGTATCGCTTTTGTAAAGAAAAGCGATGTCAATGTCATCCGTCAATCCGGTGAAGATAATGATGGGAAAAAGGTCGATGACGACGAATAA
- a CDS encoding DUF4256 domain-containing protein translates to MAGTKIELTKEQHQELLETLKARFEKNMNRHKGLEWDPIQTRLERNTEKLWSLHAMEKTGGEPDIVAYDEKKDEYIFTDCSKESPKGRRSVCYDREALESRKKHKPENNAIDMAAEMGIELLTEEAYRALQELGNFDMKTSSWVQTPADIRELGGALFCDYRYEHVFVYHNGASSYYAARGFRGSLRI, encoded by the coding sequence ATGGCAGGCACGAAAATAGAATTGACAAAGGAACAACATCAGGAATTACTTGAAACATTGAAAGCCCGTTTTGAAAAAAACATGAATCGGCATAAAGGTCTTGAATGGGATCCAATCCAAACAAGGCTTGAAAGGAATACTGAAAAACTTTGGTCACTCCATGCAATGGAAAAAACCGGTGGTGAACCGGATATTGTGGCCTACGATGAAAAGAAGGACGAATACATTTTTACTGATTGTTCGAAGGAAAGTCCAAAAGGTCGCAGAAGTGTTTGCTATGACCGTGAAGCACTGGAATCAAGGAAAAAACATAAGCCTGAAAATAATGCCATTGATATGGCAGCTGAGATGGGCATTGAACTGCTAACGGAAGAAGCGTATCGGGCATTACAGGAACTCGGAAATTTCGATATGAAAACGTCAAGCTGGGTGCAAACTCCTGCTGATATTAGAGAACTTGGCGGAGCTCTTTTTTGCGATTATCGCTATGAGCATGTTTTTGTTTACCACAATGGTGCATCAAGCTATTATGCCGCCAGAGGGTTTCGTGGCTCGCTGAGGATTTGA
- a CDS encoding YdeI/OmpD-associated family protein, whose translation MTTMNPKVEAYLNKAEKWKEEYVTLRNIVLDSDSELDEEFKWKHPCYTVENKNVVLIHGFKEYCAFLFPKGALLKDKHGILIQQTENVQAARQIRFTNVNEIVEMETILKAYIHEAVEVEKAGLKVKSKAPAEFHIPEEFQRKLDENPDLKTAFEELTPGRQRAYILYFSKAKQSKTRERRVENYMQQILAGKGLND comes from the coding sequence ATGACAACGATGAATCCTAAGGTTGAAGCGTACTTAAATAAAGCTGAAAAGTGGAAAGAAGAATACGTGACATTGAGAAATATCGTTCTTGATAGTGACAGTGAACTGGATGAGGAATTTAAGTGGAAGCATCCATGTTACACGGTTGAAAACAAAAATGTAGTTTTAATACATGGTTTTAAGGAATATTGTGCGTTTCTGTTTCCAAAAGGAGCCCTGTTAAAGGATAAACATGGAATACTAATCCAACAAACTGAAAATGTACAGGCTGCCCGTCAAATTCGATTTACCAATGTCAACGAGATAGTCGAAATGGAAACGATTTTGAAAGCATATATTCATGAAGCTGTTGAAGTGGAAAAGGCCGGATTAAAAGTGAAATCAAAAGCGCCTGCAGAATTCCATATTCCTGAAGAATTTCAACGTAAATTAGATGAAAACCCAGACTTGAAAACTGCTTTTGAGGAATTAACGCCAGGGAGACAAAGGGCATATATTCTTTACTTTTCCAAGGCTAAACAATCCAAAACCCGCGAGCGGAGGGTTGAAAATTATATGCAGCAGATCCTCGCCGGGAAAGGACTAAATGATTAA
- the dapA gene encoding 4-hydroxy-tetrahydrodipicolinate synthase: MNFGQVLTAMVTPFDQNGEVDFNAAQSLVNYLITNGSDGLVVAGTTGESPTLTTDEKINLFRCVTEAADGRVPIIAGTGSNNTQASIKLTRQVEQTGVDGIMLAAPYYNKPSQEGLFQHFKAIADSTSLPVMLYNIPGRSAVNMSAETIIRLSKVNNIVSVKEASGDLDAMAEIISKTPNDFTLYSGDDGLALPVLSIGGAGVISVASHITGNEMQRMVQHFNNGNVQEAAGIHRTLLPIMKALFAQPSPSPVKEALNMKGINVGSVRLPMIPLNDDEKIQLQQILKLNIDKAS, encoded by the coding sequence ATGAATTTTGGCCAAGTATTAACAGCAATGGTTACCCCATTTGATCAAAATGGAGAAGTTGATTTTAATGCTGCCCAATCATTAGTAAATTATTTGATTACTAATGGTTCAGATGGATTAGTTGTTGCCGGAACCACCGGAGAAAGTCCAACATTAACAACAGATGAGAAAATTAATTTATTCAGATGTGTTACAGAAGCTGCAGATGGAAGAGTTCCAATCATAGCTGGAACCGGGTCTAATAACACACAGGCTTCCATAAAATTAACAAGACAAGTGGAACAAACTGGTGTGGATGGAATCATGCTTGCAGCACCTTACTATAACAAACCATCGCAAGAAGGGTTGTTTCAGCACTTTAAGGCTATCGCAGATTCAACTTCTTTACCCGTTATGCTATATAATATACCAGGGCGAAGTGCCGTCAATATGTCGGCAGAGACTATTATTCGTCTTTCAAAGGTTAATAATATTGTTTCTGTAAAAGAAGCCAGCGGGGATCTGGATGCCATGGCAGAAATTATCAGCAAAACACCGAATGATTTTACATTATACAGCGGTGATGACGGATTAGCTTTACCGGTTCTTTCAATTGGCGGAGCTGGAGTTATTTCTGTCGCTTCACATATCACCGGTAATGAAATGCAACGAATGGTACAACACTTTAATAACGGAAATGTTCAGGAAGCTGCCGGTATCCATCGGACTTTACTTCCGATTATGAAGGCTCTATTTGCTCAACCAAGCCCTTCACCGGTTAAGGAAGCACTAAATATGAAAGGAATCAATGTTGGCAGTGTCCGCTTACCAATGATCCCGTTGAATGATGATGAAAAAATTCAATTACAGCAAATTTTAAAGTTAAATATAGATAAAGCAAGTTAA
- a CDS encoding DinB family protein produces MYTKEDLIHDFEELIPWMEKPKKHNGQLFFKPIAVGKWTAAEIFAHIIYWDNYMMEVTIPKMTQGAEVESIGFQELNDKASVYALSGISADQLIDELILGRKELIAVLRKKTVEQFFAEYKLNGEKIDIYSGYPHTLFNYISAFVWHDHHHKQQVIDFLDKNVKQHQ; encoded by the coding sequence GTGTATACAAAAGAGGATCTGATTCACGATTTTGAAGAACTTATTCCCTGGATGGAAAAACCCAAAAAACATAATGGACAACTGTTTTTTAAACCAATAGCTGTAGGGAAATGGACAGCAGCAGAAATTTTTGCCCATATTATTTACTGGGACAATTACATGATGGAAGTAACTATTCCAAAGATGACTCAGGGGGCAGAAGTGGAAAGCATAGGATTTCAAGAGCTGAATGACAAAGCCTCTGTTTATGCTTTGTCGGGAATTTCCGCCGATCAGTTAATTGATGAGCTAATTTTGGGCAGAAAAGAATTGATAGCTGTTTTAAGAAAAAAAACGGTGGAACAATTTTTTGCCGAATATAAATTGAATGGTGAGAAAATCGATATTTATTCCGGTTACCCTCACACATTGTTCAACTATATCAGTGCTTTTGTCTGGCACGATCATCATCATAAACAGCAGGTCATTGATTTTTTGGACAAAAACGTAAAACAGCATCAATGA